CGATCGTCACCACCGGGACCCCGATGCTCTCCAGAAGGTCGATCTGAGGGTCCGAGGCGATCGGGTCACACAGAAGCACCCCGTCGGGATTGATGGCCTCCCACTCCGCGGCGGTGGTGAGTTCCGGCGGGAGTACCAGCGCCCGGTTGTGCTCGAACGCCGCCGATGCCGCCGTGGCGGCGATGGCCATGTAGTAATCGAGCGCCACGATCTGCCGCGCGACCTCCCGCCCGTCCTCGCGGGGGAGGATCAGCACCAGCGAACCAGTACGCCCCCGTCGCAGCGCCTGGGCCGTCGCGCTGGGCCGGTAGCCGAGACGATGCGCGACAGCCCTGACGCGTTCGACCGTGGCCGGACTGACCTCGCCCTTGCCGTTGAGAGCGTGCGACACCGTGGTGGCCGAGACGCCGACGGCGTCGGCCACATCGCGGATGGTCACCCGAGTCCTCGCCATGCTCCGACCTTACGCGGCCCAAATCGATATGGGCCTTGACCTAAATCGATTTGGGTCTACGATTTGTCGCCATGGTATCTGTGTTGCCGGTCACATCGAGATCGGGGCTCATCGTCAACGCCAACATCCGCACCCTCGACCCCGACGTGCCAGGGGCCGAGGCACTCAGCTGGGTGGACGGACGGATCATCGCCCTCGGCAGCACTGCCGAGGTATTGACCGCGGCGCCCGCGGGCGTCGATGCCATCGACCTGGGCGGCGCCACCCTGACACCCGGGCTCATCGATTCCCACTTTCATCCGGCGTGGGGCGCCGAACTCTCCCGAGGCGCCGACCTGGCCGGGCTCACCACCCTCGAGCAGGTGCGGGACGCCCTGCGCGCGGAGACCGCGCGCACGCCCGAATCCAAGTGGGTACGTGCGTGGAACGTCGATTACGCCGCGTTCGGACCGACCGGAATCCGGGCCGAAATCATCGACGAGGCGGTCGGGGGCCGAGCGTTCATCGGCGTGTTCTACGACCTGCACACCGCGGTGATCTCGACCGCGGCCATCCGCGAGAGCAACCTGACCGGGCGCGAGACGTTTCCCGACGCAGCCGCGGTGGTTGTCGACGAGGCGGGCCGTCCGACCGGTGAGCTCAAGGAACCGTCCGCGTACCTGCCGTTGACGGCCGCGCAGGCTGAGACAGACGCCGAGGCCGTCCTGGACCGTCTCGCGGGTGTCCTGAGCGGGCTCAACCGGCGCGGCGTGACCGGTGGCGTGGTCATGGACGCCGATGCCGATGCACTCGACACGTACGCCGCTCTCGAAGCCGCGGGCCGGCTGTCGGTACGGCTGGTCGCCGCACTGTGGCACCACCCAGACCGGGACGACGCCGGGATTGCCGAGTTCGTCGACCTTGCCGCCCGCCGCGGCCGGCGCTGGCGCTCGGGAATGGTGAAGATCTTCAGCGATGGCGTGATCGACACGGGGACCGCGTGGTTGCGTGAACCAGACACGTGCGGATGCGGGTCGCATCCGTTCTGGCCGGATCCCGAACGGTTGCGCGACGTCGTAGCCCAATACACCGCCGCCGGAATACAACTCGCGATTCACGCGGTCGGCGATCAGGCTGTCTCGTTCGTCCTGGATTGTTACCGCGATGCCGGCGCTTCGGTGCGCCACCGGCTGGAGCATCTGGAGTTGTTGGAAGACGACGACGTGAAACGTCTTGCCGCCCTCCAAGTCGCCGCGTCGATGCAGCCGCTGCACATGCAGTGGCGCCAAGCCGACCACTCCGATTCCTTCGCCCGGCGACTCGGGCGCCGCCGCGCGGCAAAGGCCTTCCGCATCGCGGACGTCATCGCCGCCGGGGGTCCGGTGTGCCTCGGCTCCGACTGGCCGGTGGCCGATCCCGATCCGCGTTATGGGATGGCGTGGGCCCGCTTGCGCCGTCGTCCCGGAGATCGCGGGGGCCATGTCTTCGAGCCTGATCAACGCCTGACCGGAGAGCAGGCGCTGCGCGGCTACACCGCCTGGGCGGCCGATGCCCTCGGCGAGTCCGATCGCGGCCGGATCCGGGTCGGGGCCAGGGCCGACCTGACCGCATTCGCCGAAGATCCGGTGGCCGTGGACGCCGACGATCTGATCGACCTACCGATACCGCTCACCGTCGTCGACGGCGAGATCGTTCACCGAGAGGACATCCGATGACCGACCGCATCACTCCGCGCCGCTCGATCGGAGTATGGGACCTGGTGTTTTTCGTCGTCGCTGCGGCCGCGCCACTGGCGGTGATGTCGGGTGTCGCGCCGCTTGCCGTGATGTTCGGCGGCGTCGGCGCACCCGGCGGCTACCTGCTGGGCGGTATCGTCATGGCGATCTTCGCGGTCGGTTTCACCGCGATGAGCCGTCATGTCGACAGCCCGGGCGCGTTCTACGCGTACATATCGCGCGGGCTGGGCCGGACGGCCGGGCTGGGCGCGGCGTTCGTCGCGGTGTTGTCCTATGTGCTCATCGCCGTCAGTTTCGTCCCCGCGATCGGTGTCTTCGCCCACGACACCGCACTGTCACTGACCGGCCTCGACATTCCCTGGCAGCTCTGGGCCGTCGCAGGTTGGCTCATCGTCGGCGCGCTCGGCTACATGAACATCACACTGAGCGCCAAAGTGCTCGGCGTGCTGCTGGGCCTGGAAGTTCTGGTGCTGGTGATGTTCGCGGTGCCGATTCTGGCCCAGGGTGGTGCTGAGGGGCTGAGTTTCGGCAGCTTCAACCCGGCGAACGTGTTCGGCCCCGGTGTGGGTGCGTTGTTCGTGTTGGCTTTCGGCGCCTTCCTTGGCTTCGAGTCGACCGCGATTTACAGCGAGGAAGCCAAGGACCCCAAACGTACTGTGCCGCAGTCGACTTACATCGCC
The genomic region above belongs to Mycolicibacterium sp. HK-90 and contains:
- a CDS encoding amidohydrolase — its product is MVSVLPVTSRSGLIVNANIRTLDPDVPGAEALSWVDGRIIALGSTAEVLTAAPAGVDAIDLGGATLTPGLIDSHFHPAWGAELSRGADLAGLTTLEQVRDALRAETARTPESKWVRAWNVDYAAFGPTGIRAEIIDEAVGGRAFIGVFYDLHTAVISTAAIRESNLTGRETFPDAAAVVVDEAGRPTGELKEPSAYLPLTAAQAETDAEAVLDRLAGVLSGLNRRGVTGGVVMDADADALDTYAALEAAGRLSVRLVAALWHHPDRDDAGIAEFVDLAARRGRRWRSGMVKIFSDGVIDTGTAWLREPDTCGCGSHPFWPDPERLRDVVAQYTAAGIQLAIHAVGDQAVSFVLDCYRDAGASVRHRLEHLELLEDDDVKRLAALQVAASMQPLHMQWRQADHSDSFARRLGRRRAAKAFRIADVIAAGGPVCLGSDWPVADPDPRYGMAWARLRRRPGDRGGHVFEPDQRLTGEQALRGYTAWAADALGESDRGRIRVGARADLTAFAEDPVAVDADDLIDLPIPLTVVDGEIVHREDIR